In Novosphingobium kaempferiae, the DNA window CGAGGAGACGCGCACTTCGCCGTAGTAGCTCTCGTCGCGCGGGCCGCCCTGGATCAGGTTGTAGGCGTAGGGCAGGTTCGCCGCGCCGATGCTCGGGATGTCGCGGGTGTCATAGCCGAACAGGGTCTGGAGGAAGTTCCACTTGTTGACGTCGTAGGAGCCCAGCGCGCTGACGTTCCATGCGCCGATGTCCCAGTCCATGCTCACGCGCGCCTGCGCGGCTTCGCGGTGGAGGCCCAGGTGGTCGATGAAGTCGCGCCCGAACAGCGCCTGGCCGGACTGGAGCGCGGCATAGGCGGTGGGGTTGAGATCCTGGATCCAGGTCACGGTGTCCTTCGGATAGCCGGTCAGCTTGCCGCAGGTGTAGTTGAGCGATCCCGCCGGGGCCGCGCCGCCGTTGCAGTTCCAGGTGGACTGGTTGTAGCGCCCGTTGGCGGGCAGGCCGTCGTCGTCCTCCCAGTAGACGCCGAAGGCCTTGAAGTGCAGGTCCGGCGTCGGATCGAAGCGCAGGGTGCCGCTGATCGACTTGGTGTCGCGCTCACCCAGGCGCACGCCCGGATAGTTCACGTCCTTGTAGGCGCCGTCGGTGTGGTAGAGGTGGCCGCCGAGGCGGAAGGCCAGCACGTCGTTGACGATCGGGCCTTCGACGCTGGCCTTGATGTCGCGCGTGTCGAAGCTGGCGTAGCTGACGTCGAGGTTGCCGCCCCAGTCGTAGGCGGGCGGACGGGTGACGAGGTTGATCGCGCCCGCGAAGGTCGCGCGGCCGAAGAATGCGCTCTGCGGGCCCTTCACCACCTCGATGCGGTCGATGTTGCTGACGCCTTCGAAGTTGCCGCCGGGGACCGGCGCGCCATCGACGAACAGCGTCACGCTCTGGCGCGAGGACGAGGCGCTGCCGGGGACGACGCCGCGGATGATGTACTGCTTGTACCCGCGGTCGTTGCGGCCGACCGACTGGTTCTGGTTGCGCAGGCCCGGCGTGAACGAGGCGACGTCGCTCATGTCCTTGATGTCGCGCGCTTCCAGCGCATCGGCGGTGAGCGCGGTGATCGCGATCGGAACGTCGGTGATGCTCTCGTTCGTCTTGCGCGCGGTGACGACGATGTCGCCTGCGGGCGCGGTGTCTTCCGCCTGTGGAGTCTGGGCCTGCGCGGTCTGGGCCTGCGCGGTGCCGAGCGGGAAGAGCAGCGAACTCGATACGAGCAGCGCGGCGCGCGAAAGCATGATGGATCTTCTCATTTCGATTTCCCCCCTTGCCTGAAGAGCGCTGCGCCATCCCGGAACGGGCGGCCGCGACGGGCGACTATCGGCCCGCCGTCCTGAATGCAGCGAGGAGCAACCTCACCCCTGCGCCGTCCATGGGCCACACCGCGTTCGGTCCTGTTCATCTGACGAACAGTGGGGTCCGGGCGGGGCCGACGCGGGTTGTGAGACGGGGTGTTAAAATGTTGAAATAGCGTCGGTTTGCCCGTCGAAACCGGTCAGCGGAAAAAGCACCTCATACGCATTGCGTATGACCAAGGCGACACTTCGCGCTTGCCTTCGGCCTGTGAGCCGGAGGTCCGAAAGCGGGGTTCCGGCCCTTCCGGAGCCCACATGCGAAAGGGCGCGCGCACCGTCGCCGATGCACGCGCCCCGTTACGCTATGTCACGCTCAGGCACCGCTAGAACACCCTCAGGTGTCGCTAGGTTCAGTTCAGTACACGCTTAATCGCCAAGCAGATCGGCGTGCCTTTCCATGCCCTTGCGAACTTGCGCGGCGAACCAGTCGAGCCCCCGGAAGCGCAGCGAGGCCCGGCCGACCGAGTTGACGTTGTGCGAAATTCCCGCCGCCAGCTGGAACGTCTTCACGAAGACGAAGAAGTCCAGCAGGCGCGTCTCGTCCGCCGTCATCGGCCGCACTTCGTTGTATCCGGCGACGAAGGCCTGCCCGAGTTCCGGCGCAAAACCGTAGAAATCGCTGCCGAACACGTAGTTCGCGATGTCCTTCAGCAGATAGCCGCCGCCGCATCCGTCGAAGTCGAGCACGGTGATGCGCCCGTCCTCGTCGACGTGGGCATTGCTGGGATGAAGGTCGCCGTGGCAGGCCCCGACGGGCAGGTCGTACTGTCCGAGATCGTCGAGGACGGCCTGCACCTTCGGCGCGAAAGCCGCGTAATCCCGCGCTTCCGTGCCCCGGTCGGCGACGAGTTCGAGCAGGTCCGGCAGATGCTCCATCAGGTGCCCGCGGCTGAGGTCGATCGGATGCGCGGGCACGTAGTCGCGGCCAAGGACGTGCATCCGCGCCAGCAGGCGGCCGACTTCGGCAGCGGTTTCCGGGGTGTGGCGGTCGAACACCTTGACGCCCGGCGCCCACTCGTAGAGCGCCACCGCGCGCAGGGCCTCGGGCGCCTGCAGCGTGAAGTACCAGCTCCCGTCACGCAGCGGCACCGGGAAGGATGCCGGAAAATCACGCGATCTCAGGAAGTTGAGGAACGATAGTTCGTTCTCCACTTCGTCCAGCCCGCGCCATGTCCCGCGCCACACGCGCAGCGCCCAGCGGCGGCCGCCGGCGGTGATGACGTAGACGTCATTCATGCCCCGGAACAGCAGCGAGGCCCGCACTCCCTCGGGAAGATCGTAGCGCGCCGCGACCTCGCGGGCGAGCGCATGGGCGTCGAGCACCGAATGCGCGACGAGGCCCGCCGCGGTGGTTTCGGGGCGCTCTTGCGTGGCGGTCAGCATGGAATGGTTTCTCCGATAGGCAGGCTCGCCGCGCTGGCGGCTAGGAAGGCGGCGACTTCGGCCGCGTAGCCGTCCAGCCCGCCGGTCGGCGCGGAAACCCGCCCTTCCGGCATGAGCGCGGCGATCTCGGCGGCCGCCTGGTTGAGCTTGGGCGGCCCCCACTCCGGCTGCATCAGCAGCGCGGGCGACCGCACCAGCGCGGCCCGCGCACGGGTGGGGTAGGCGAAGGCAGCGAGGTAGGGGATATGGTAGGTGTCGAGCGCCTTGAGGATGTCCAGCGCACCTTCGTGCAGCACTTCGGGCGGCGGAACGTCCTTGGCCAGCCGGAACGCCGCCTCGCGCCTGAAATAGGGCGCGAAGAGGTGCTGGTCGCGCACGAAATGGAAGCCCCAGACCATCTGGCGGCCATATTCGTCGGGCTCCACGCGCGGCACGTAGCTCTCGGTATAGAGCGCCTGCGTGGCGGCGTCGTATTCGGTGATCCCGCTCAGCACGAGCGCGCCGACGCGATCGGGGCGCGAGGCCGCGATCTCGCAGGCGATGCGCGCGCCGGTGTGCGATCCGTAGAGGTCGAAGGCGGCAAGGCCCAGCGCATCGGCCATGCGCACCATGCTGTCGGCGAAGTAGGCGATGTCCGCATCGGCATGGGCGGGCCGCGCGGAATCGCCGTTGCCCAGCGTGTCCGGCGCCAGGATCGGCCCGGCGTGCCCCGCCTCGCGCAGCGCCAGCATCAGCGGCTCGAGGCTGCGCGAGGACGCAGGCGAGAGGTGCAGCATCACCAGCGGACGCTGCGCCCCCGCACCCGGCTCCGCGGGCAGGCTGCGGTAATGCACCTGCCCTTCGGCGATGCGGACGAAGTGGCGGTCGATCTCCTGCGTCACTTGCGCGCGGAGATCATGAACCACGACCGGAACGGCCCCGAGGACTCGGTCGAGAACCCGGCGGGCGCGCGGCGCGAGGGCTTGGGCGCGGCGAGCTGGTAGCCGATCGTCGCTTCCGCGAAACCGGCCTCGCGGGTGATCTGCGCGAAGTCCATGTTCTGCATCCCGCGCCAGAACGGCTCGTTGTTGTAGAGCGCCTCGAAATCGCCCTGGATGTTGCCCCAGACGCCGAGTTCGTCGGTGCGGCCCGGCACCTCGTTGTGGATCATCACGCCGCCGGGCCGCAGCAGGCGGTGGCATTCGCGGAAGATGTTGCGCGCCGCCGCGTTCGACGTCTCGTGCAGCAGGACGCAGGAATAGACGACGTCG includes these proteins:
- a CDS encoding alpha/beta hydrolase gives rise to the protein MVHDLRAQVTQEIDRHFVRIAEGQVHYRSLPAEPGAGAQRPLVMLHLSPASSRSLEPLMLALREAGHAGPILAPDTLGNGDSARPAHADADIAYFADSMVRMADALGLAAFDLYGSHTGARIACEIAASRPDRVGALVLSGITEYDAATQALYTESYVPRVEPDEYGRQMVWGFHFVRDQHLFAPYFRREAAFRLAKDVPPPEVLHEGALDILKALDTYHIPYLAAFAYPTRARAALVRSPALLMQPEWGPPKLNQAAAEIAALMPEGRVSAPTGGLDGYAAEVAAFLAASAASLPIGETIPC
- a CDS encoding TonB-dependent receptor, giving the protein MRRSIMLSRAALLVSSSLLFPLGTAQAQTAQAQTPQAEDTAPAGDIVVTARKTNESITDVPIAITALTADALEARDIKDMSDVASFTPGLRNQNQSVGRNDRGYKQYIIRGVVPGSASSSRQSVTLFVDGAPVPGGNFEGVSNIDRIEVVKGPQSAFFGRATFAGAINLVTRPPAYDWGGNLDVSYASFDTRDIKASVEGPIVNDVLAFRLGGHLYHTDGAYKDVNYPGVRLGERDTKSISGTLRFDPTPDLHFKAFGVYWEDDDGLPANGRYNQSTWNCNGGAAPAGSLNYTCGKLTGYPKDTVTWIQDLNPTAYAALQSGQALFGRDFIDHLGLHREAAQARVSMDWDIGAWNVSALGSYDVNKWNFLQTLFGYDTRDIPSIGAANLPYAYNLIQGGPRDESYYGEVRVSSPKNKPVWATIGANYLNQDYDVITTSYTGAGYGVVTPRLLNNTETIGIFGSVNWDITDALTFSGEARYQWDRQYQKTFAGSNPTFENTFRSFTPRAILQYEVAPDSMVYGSFSVGNRPGEFNSSYFSQSAYVQAQIDEQANVSGVVPEDKLYMYEVGYKGWLIDRKLRVMLSAYYGQWKDRHIPSTVLYYASEAARASGVLSQMQVTAPSGKVDLSGVELEVLYLPHPDWTVEGTFGYARTDIKRTYSADALAITGNASPVGTQLPYYPEKSGSLGVTWEHAYTDHLSPFVRMDAIYTDRIYATEANLAYIPQNVKVNLRVGAKVDNIRLEAFATNLFDNRTPSSLARVAYNEYGATGTTRSVSGIIVSLADPRTVGVRASIDF
- a CDS encoding phosphotransferase enzyme family protein, with amino-acid sequence MLTATQERPETTAAGLVAHSVLDAHALAREVAARYDLPEGVRASLLFRGMNDVYVITAGGRRWALRVWRGTWRGLDEVENELSFLNFLRSRDFPASFPVPLRDGSWYFTLQAPEALRAVALYEWAPGVKVFDRHTPETAAEVGRLLARMHVLGRDYVPAHPIDLSRGHLMEHLPDLLELVADRGTEARDYAAFAPKVQAVLDDLGQYDLPVGACHGDLHPSNAHVDEDGRITVLDFDGCGGGYLLKDIANYVFGSDFYGFAPELGQAFVAGYNEVRPMTADETRLLDFFVFVKTFQLAAGISHNVNSVGRASLRFRGLDWFAAQVRKGMERHADLLGD